The Solanum lycopersicum chromosome 9, SLM_r2.1 genome window below encodes:
- the LOC138338405 gene encoding uncharacterized protein, whose product MNISILLRHSGIWVSDINYEGYKVDGIVVGHSISFVNLKTLILAELEIDNVTKDIEIRYIVEGSSCPLKIKNDMGVKLYFEVKKNATGIGMYPLCIDTTDKIIGDIRNFDCSSGEVICVEGTERDTEALALVESRICDIDYIPELNATNYITDSNSTEVKTGLLYKDKDTLVAVMAKYKIKNNFNFRVKRSDKKSYVLVCFSDQCGWTLKSSCRKKSDVFKVRYFNSEHTCPMRNRILTKVQATIGFISGVTAPKLVNHKRELYGVEISYQQAWRDRERALEMLKGKPSEGYKQMPRYIWMLNKVYPNSYIRMQKTEDNKFMYLFIALRPLIRGFDYCRPVVVVDAAHLGGAYKGTFVSASTLDGAGCILPLAYGVVDTENDCSWTWFFENFKNAFGERENMCIVSDRNESIIKSVVPSSEYIFTVHEAGKRYIVCIERKTCTCGRFQHDEIPCAHAIAVLKHKNVTNLQPYCSDYYKPYALEKTYEVVMVPMPDKEDWNVPEHVLDEIVRPPRYRRLAGRPRKRRKKNADEKITVNNNCCGQCGQEGHNRRTCTFFPKED is encoded by the exons ATGAATATCTCAATTCTGCTGCGGCATTCTGGAATTTGGGTAAGCgatattaattatgaaggttACAAAGTTGATGGAATTGTTGTTGGCCATTCTATTTCGTTTGTGAATCTGAAAACGTTGATTTTAGCAGAGCTTGAGATCGACAATGTTACAAAGGATATTGAAATACGATACATTGTCGAGGGAAGCTCATGTCCGTTGAAAATAAAAAACGACATGGGTGTGAAACTTTATTTCGAAGTGAAAAAGAATGCAACTGGAATTGGCATGTATCCGCTTTGTATTGATACAACTGATAAAATTATTGGGGATATACGTAATTTTGATTGTTCATCAGGTGAAGTCATATGTGTGGAAGGTACCGAAAGAGATACTGAAGCTCTTGCTCTGGTCGAGTCTAGAATTTGTGACATTGATTATATTCCAGAATTAAATGCTACGAATTACATAACTGATTCCAATAGTACTGAAGTGAAGACTGGGTTGTTGTATAAGGACAAAGATACACTCGTTGCTGTAATggctaaatataaaataaagaacaacttCAATTTTCGAGTGAAAAGATCGGATAAGAAAAG CTATGTGTTGGTTTGCTTCAGCGACCAATGTGGATGGACATTAAAATCATCTTGCAGAAAAAAATCGGATGTATTCAAAGTGAGATATTTCAATAGTGAACATACTTGTCCGATGCGCAATAGGATACTAACAAAAGTACAAGCAACAATTGGATTTATTAGTGGTGTGACTGCCCCTAAATTGGTAAATCATAAAAGAGAATTGTATGGGGTTGAGATATCGTACCAACAAGCATGGCGTGATAGAGAACGTGCACTAGAAATGCTCAAGGGTAAGCCATCAGAAGGATATAAACAGATGCCGAGATACATATGGatgctaaataaagtgtatCCAAATTCATATATAAGGATGCAAAAGACGGAAGATAATAAATTCATGTATCTGTTCATAGCCCTAAGACCGTTGATAAGAGGGTTCGACTACTGCAGGCCTGTAGTTGTAGTGGATGCTGCACATCTTGGCGGGGCTTACAAGGGTACttttgtatcagcaagcacactcgATGGTGCAG GATGCATATTGCCATTGGCATATGGTGTTGTAGACACTGAAAATGACTGTTCGTGGACATGGTTCTtcgaaaatttcaaaaatgcatTTGGTGAGCGTGAAAACATGTGTATTGTATCGGATAGAAATGAAAGTATCATAAAGAGT GTTGTTCCATCATCGGAATATATTTTCACAGTTCATGAAGCCGGAAAAAGATACATTGTATGCATTGAGAGGAAAACTTGCACATGTGGAAGGTTTCAACATGATGAGATACCTTGCGCACACGCAATTGCAGTTTTGAAGCACAAGAATGTTACCAATTTGCAGCCATATTGCTCTGATTACTACAAGCCGTATGCATTAGAAAAAACGTACGAGGTTGTAATGGTTCCAATGCCAGATAAGGAGGATTGGAACGTTCCAGAACATGTTTTAGATGAAATTGTCCGGCCACCTAGGTACAGAAGGTTGGCTGGACGACCAAGAAAGCGAAGAAAGAAAAATGCGGATGAGAAAATAACAGTGAACAATAATTGTTGTGGGCAGTGTGGACAAGAAGGACATAACAGGAGAACATGTACTTTCTTCCCGAAAGAGGATTGA